From the genome of Mugil cephalus isolate CIBA_MC_2020 chromosome 2, CIBA_Mcephalus_1.1, whole genome shotgun sequence, one region includes:
- the cep20 gene encoding lisH domain-containing protein FOPNL: protein MATITELKCAVRETLESRGVLGQLKARIRAEVFSALDDQREPRPPLSHENLLINELIREYLEFNKYRYAASVLTAESGQPEVPLDRQFLANELKVAEDISSKSVPLLYGLVSHFLNGTDNGGKVFLRGAAASSSAPGPNA, encoded by the exons ATGGCGACCATCACTGAACTGAAGTGTG ccgtgAGGGAAACGCTGGAGTCCCGCGGTGTGCTGGGGCAGCTGAAGGCTCGTATCCGGGCGGAGGTGTTCAGCGCCCTCGATGACCAGCGGGAGCCGCGGCCCCCGCTGTCCCACGAAAACCTGCTCATCAACGAGCTCATCCGGGAGTACTTGGAGTTTAACAAGTACCGATACGCTGCATCAGTGCTAACAGCAG agtCAGGCCAACCCGAGGTTCCCTTGGACAGACAGTTCCTGGCAAATGAGCTGAAAGTTGCAGAGGATATCAGCTCCAAGTCTGT ACCTCTTCTCTACGGCTTGGTGTCCCACTTCCTGAACGGCACTGATAATGGAGGGAAGGTGTTTCTGCGGGGTGCCGCTGCCAGCAGCTCTGCTCCTGGACCTAATGCCTAA